TCCGATGGACAATACGGAATTCATCGCCCAAATGGCCACTTTTTCTTCCCTGGAACAGATGATGAATATGGGAGCCCAAATGGAAGAAATAATCGGGATCAATCAACAAAATAGTTTAATGAACTATAACTCTTTTGTCGGTAAGGAAGTCACTTGGCACAAATTGGATGAAGGCGATGATGAGCTTGCGATAGAAGAAGGGACAGGCATCGTTAAATCGATTCAATATAAGGGTGATGGTGTTTATTTTCTTTTAGAAGATGGCACAAAGCTTGAACCCGCAAATATTTCAGCAATGAAACAACCAAGTTCGACGTCGAATAGTCTGACGGCGGCAAGTGAATTAATAGGCAAGCGTGTTTCCTGGAAGGACGATAAAAATGGTGAGTCGTCTGCTGTCGTAATTTCGGTATCCATGAGTAATGGCAAGCTGGAAATTGAAGTGGATGATGAAAACAACACCAAGTTAACATCAGAGCAATTGATGAAGATCGCTAAAGCTTAAGGGATGGAAATATCAATGAACTTGGTTTTCAAGCAAATTCCGCTCAGCTTTTGCCACAAACAAGATTACTGTTAAGGCAAAAGCGGATGATCCAAAGCGACTTTCGACAGCCTTTTCAAATTGCTGTCTCCACAAATGAAAAATTGAGCATTAGTAAACATGCTCAATTGCGGATGAGTCAACGGAATTTAGAAATAGCACCAAAAACCTGGAACAAAATAGCTGATAAAGTCAATGAGGCCAAAAAGATGGGTGTAACTGAATTTCTTATCATTATTGATAATGAGGCACTCATAGTAAGCACGAAAAACAACAAGGTCATTACGGTCATGGACAGGGATGTAGCAACATCACAAATCTTCACGAACATCAATGGAACCATAATAGGCTGGACCTGGAATAGGAAGCCTGGACTGTGGAATGACGGAAGCAGTCGATAAATGAAAGGGGAGTTTTCACATGCTTCGTTCAATGTATTCGGGAATAAGCGGATTAAAAAACTTACAAACAAAATTGGATGTAATCGGTAATAACGTCGCCAATGTCAATACATATGGTTTCAAAAAAAGCCGTGTGACATTCAGCGATGCGATGAACCAAACGGTATCTGGTGCAAGTGCAGCAACAGCCAATAAAGGCGGAACCAATTCTAAACAAATTGGATTGGGCTCCACGATAGCTACAATCGATACGATCCATACACAGTCAAGCCTGCAAACCACCGGCCGCGATCTTGATTTAGGAATATCTGGTGATGGCTATTTTGTCGTCAAGCAAGGCGATTCACTTTCATATACACGTGCAGGAAACTTTTATCTGGATGATAACGGTACACTTGTCAACGCGAATGGATTGAAAGTACAGGCTTACAAGGTTGATGCAAACGGTAAACGATCAAAAACGATTGGCGACGTTGCTGTTAACGTCAATGCGATTTTACCTGCCATTGCCACTACTAAAATATCAGTAAGTGGAAATCTAGCTGCTGACGCAATTGATGGTACCGTATTTAGCCAGCAAATGAAAGTTGTGGATGAAAACGGAAAAGAACAAACGGCTACTATCTATTTTCAAAAAAACGGTGATGATAAATGGGAGCTTTTTGATGAAGAACCTGCTGCTTTGGGGGATACATCAACAACTAAACCAAAACCGTTCACTTCTGTGAAATTCGATGCAAATGGTCAGGTAGTGGCAGCCGATAAAACCCAGGCAGGACAAACGATTAACATTTCAAGCGGCAAAGAGGATGACTCGGATACAACAGTTGATGAAAGCGTGCAAAAAGTTAAGTTGGATTTTGACTTCTCCAACCTTACTCAAGTTAAAGGTTCCACTACAGCTCTTGTCAATCCAGATGGTAATAAAGAAGGAAAACTGGAAAGCTTCAATATTGGCGCATCAGGGGAAATAAATGGCGTTTATTCCAACGGTCTGATAACAACCTTAGGCCAACTGGCCGTCGCCAAGTTCTCCAATGCATCAGGCTTGACGAAAACGGGTGGTAACACTTTTCAGGAATCAATCAATTCAGGTACGGCAAACATCAATATCGCAGGTGAGGGGCGTGGAGTGATTGCATCAGGTTCATTGGAAATGTCCAATGTGGATTTATCCGAAGAGTTTACTGAAATGATCGTTGCACAACGTGGTTTCCAGTCGAATTCCAGAATCATCACGACGTCGGATGAAATTTTACAGGAATTAGTTAACTTAAAACGATAAGTTAAGGGAGGGAGGAGCCAGGTGCTTGTGCTTTGGCTCCTAAATATCATTATCAAAGTCACAAGGCTCAATGGAAAATGCTTTCATATCAATGCATTGTACATAGACACAGTCGAGTCATTGCCAGATACGACCATTACTTTTACAAATGGTAAGAAAATCGTTGTGCTAGAGAAGGAAGAAGAACTGGTTGGAGCTATTATACAATTTTACCGTACCGTCAATATTCTCGGTTTGCGTAAGGATGTGGAGGAAAGTTCATGAAAAAAAATCTAATGACTATTATGTTGATTATACTCGTGGCTATAACGCTTGTAGGTGTCATAGCAGTCGTGGTTGTGACAAAGTTATCTGATCCCACATCTGCCGAAGGTAAACCTAGCATTGACGAAATTGTCAAATCATCAGTTGAGATTCCTGAAATCACTACGAATCTTGCCGGCAATGATTATATCAAAATCTCTTTTATGGTCCAAACAGAAAACAAAAAAGCGAAAGAAGAGTTGGAAAAAAGAAATTTCCAAGTGAAAAATATAATTATAACCGAACTATCTGAAATGAAAGCGGAAGAGTTAACCGGTAAAAAAGGTAAGGAAAAGCTTCAAGAAACTTTGAAGACCAGAATGAATGAATTAATGGAAGAAGGAAAAGTTGAAAAGGTTTATATTACTTCCTCGATTCTGCAATAAGAACATCCTTGCTTCATTAAATAAGAAGGGGAAGCTTTGGAGGTGAGTGTTAATGTCCGGGGAAATATTATCGCAAAATGAAATAGATGCACTGTTATCGGCCATTTCCACAGGTGAAATGGATGCAGATGATTTAAAAAAAGAAGAAGTAGAAAAAAGAGTGAAAGTTTACGACTTTAAAAGGGCGCTTCGGTTTTCAAAGGACCAAATCCGCAGTTTGACTAGAATACACGAGAACTTTGCGAGGCTGCTGACCACATACTTTTCTGCTCAACTTAGAACATATGTCCAAATATCCGTTGCTTCGGCAGATCAAATACCATACGAAGAGTTTAT
This sequence is a window from Brevibacillus sp. JNUCC-41. Protein-coding genes within it:
- a CDS encoding flagellar FlbD family protein, with the protein product MIKVTRLNGKCFHINALYIDTVESLPDTTITFTNGKKIVVLEKEEELVGAIIQFYRTVNILGLRKDVEESS
- the flgD gene encoding flagellar hook assembly protein FlgD, translating into MTTIDTSLLLSNSQTENRKNGDALGKDDFLKLLLTQLQNQDPSSPMDNTEFIAQMATFSSLEQMMNMGAQMEEIIGINQQNSLMNYNSFVGKEVTWHKLDEGDDELAIEEGTGIVKSIQYKGDGVYFLLEDGTKLEPANISAMKQPSSTSNSLTAASELIGKRVSWKDDKNGESSAVVISVSMSNGKLEIEVDDENNTKLTSEQLMKIAKA
- the fliL gene encoding flagellar basal body-associated protein FliL, with amino-acid sequence MKKNLMTIMLIILVAITLVGVIAVVVVTKLSDPTSAEGKPSIDEIVKSSVEIPEITTNLAGNDYIKISFMVQTENKKAKEELEKRNFQVKNIIITELSEMKAEELTGKKGKEKLQETLKTRMNELMEEGKVEKVYITSSILQ
- a CDS encoding TIGR02530 family flagellar biosynthesis protein, yielding MIQSDFRQPFQIAVSTNEKLSISKHAQLRMSQRNLEIAPKTWNKIADKVNEAKKMGVTEFLIIIDNEALIVSTKNNKVITVMDRDVATSQIFTNINGTIIGWTWNRKPGLWNDGSSR
- a CDS encoding flagellar hook protein FlgE; translated protein: MLRSMYSGISGLKNLQTKLDVIGNNVANVNTYGFKKSRVTFSDAMNQTVSGASAATANKGGTNSKQIGLGSTIATIDTIHTQSSLQTTGRDLDLGISGDGYFVVKQGDSLSYTRAGNFYLDDNGTLVNANGLKVQAYKVDANGKRSKTIGDVAVNVNAILPAIATTKISVSGNLAADAIDGTVFSQQMKVVDENGKEQTATIYFQKNGDDKWELFDEEPAALGDTSTTKPKPFTSVKFDANGQVVAADKTQAGQTINISSGKEDDSDTTVDESVQKVKLDFDFSNLTQVKGSTTALVNPDGNKEGKLESFNIGASGEINGVYSNGLITTLGQLAVAKFSNASGLTKTGGNTFQESINSGTANINIAGEGRGVIASGSLEMSNVDLSEEFTEMIVAQRGFQSNSRIITTSDEILQELVNLKR